One region of Natronobacterium texcoconense genomic DNA includes:
- a CDS encoding Cdc6/Cdc18 family protein → MIRDARVLRAGFVPREVEHRDAEVNHLSSVLEPITSGEPADTAIVTGPSGAGKTCISQFVTERLREAVLEVEATYVNCWRNYTRFRTLYQILDDIGKTIDIHRQSTPHDELIGRLQQYDGPRRVVILDEADQLEDPRVLYDLHSLSQFAIICIANREEDLFSRVDDRLVSRLRSSEHVRMDKYHDEQLYDILSARVRWGLEKDVITDDQLYRIADAAAGDARLAIGILRSAASTADRENEERITDQIIRGAMNDARTQIQQKNIDSLTPHQRVVFDIVRDHGPLGPSEIHDRYAQEVDDPRTKRTIRSYLSKMVQYNLLEAEGTSRDREYTLLEGGVSSPVE, encoded by the coding sequence ATGATCCGCGATGCTCGTGTCCTGCGTGCCGGATTCGTTCCACGAGAAGTAGAGCATCGCGATGCCGAAGTCAATCACCTCTCGAGCGTCCTCGAACCCATCACGAGTGGGGAGCCTGCCGACACCGCGATCGTGACAGGACCCAGTGGTGCCGGGAAGACGTGTATTTCGCAGTTCGTCACCGAACGACTCCGGGAAGCAGTCCTCGAGGTCGAGGCAACCTACGTGAACTGCTGGCGGAACTATACGCGCTTTCGAACTCTCTACCAGATCCTCGATGACATCGGGAAAACAATCGATATCCATCGGCAGTCGACGCCCCACGACGAACTCATTGGTCGTCTCCAGCAGTACGACGGTCCTCGACGGGTCGTCATCCTGGACGAGGCCGACCAACTCGAGGACCCACGCGTCCTCTACGATCTGCACAGTCTCTCGCAGTTCGCGATCATCTGTATCGCTAACAGGGAGGAGGATCTATTCAGCCGCGTCGACGATCGTCTCGTGAGCCGGCTTCGCTCCAGCGAGCACGTCCGGATGGACAAGTACCACGACGAGCAACTCTACGACATCCTGTCTGCCCGGGTGCGGTGGGGACTCGAGAAGGACGTCATCACCGACGATCAACTGTACCGTATCGCGGATGCAGCTGCTGGTGATGCACGTCTCGCAATCGGAATCCTCCGTTCTGCTGCGAGTACTGCTGATCGAGAAAACGAGGAGCGAATCACCGACCAGATCATCCGCGGAGCGATGAACGACGCCCGCACGCAGATCCAGCAGAAAAACATCGATTCGCTCACTCCTCACCAGCGGGTCGTTTTCGATATCGTCCGCGATCACGGTCCGCTCGGCCCGAGCGAGATTCACGATCGGTACGCCCAGGAAGTCGACGATCCCCGGACGAAACGGACGATTCGGTCGTATCTCTCGAAGATGGTTCAGTACAATCTACTCGAGGCCGAGGGGACGAGCCGCGACCGGGAGTACACGCTCTTGGAGGGTGGTGTCTCTTCCCCGGTAGAGTAA
- a CDS encoding DUF7344 domain-containing protein, with the protein MTTSKITPQETSPFVKPLQTLVRFFDDPSNSRIDSNDEDTLTVDESLDLLSSSRRRAVIEQLAASEQDHVRVADLAERVAGTEYGCEPSEISSDERKRVYISLIQSHLPRLANAGVVSYAEDTKIVSPGPQYGNIYQAHIALQETLS; encoded by the coding sequence ATGACGACCTCAAAAATTACGCCGCAAGAGACATCTCCGTTCGTGAAGCCACTGCAGACGCTCGTTCGGTTCTTCGATGATCCGTCTAATTCACGGATCGACTCAAACGACGAAGACACCCTTACCGTGGACGAATCCCTCGATCTACTCTCGTCGTCTCGTCGCCGAGCCGTCATCGAACAACTCGCCGCCTCTGAGCAAGATCATGTTCGAGTCGCCGACCTCGCCGAGCGTGTAGCCGGAACCGAGTATGGATGTGAACCTTCGGAGATCTCGTCCGATGAGCGCAAGCGGGTCTATATTTCACTGATACAATCACACCTGCCTCGTCTTGCCAATGCTGGAGTCGTTAGCTACGCTGAAGACACGAAAATCGTCTCGCCAGGCCCGCAATACGGAAATATCTATCAGGCCCATATTGCTCTTCAGGAGACGCTGTCGTAG